Proteins from one Sphingomonas sp. HF-S4 genomic window:
- the nirB gene encoding nitrite reductase large subunit NirB: MTHHINRPHLVVIGNGMAGCRAVEELLARDPNRYRVTIFGAEPHVNYNRIMLSPVLAGEKTFDEIVINPRDWYDGNGIELVPGDSVTGIDRAAQTVTAASGRTVRYDKLLIATGSDPFIIPVPGKDLPGVISFRDMKDVDAMLEAADKGGDAVVIGGGLLGLEAAHGLTLRGMKVTVLHLMPTLMERQLDEAAGWLLKSELESRGQTILTGADTAEILGTDHVEGVKLKDGRVIPASLVVMAVGIRPSTALAREAGLAVGRGIHVDDHMITSDPDVLAVGECVEHDGNVYGLVAPLWEMCRALADGLVEAPTGYRGSVTSTKLKVSGIDLFSAGDFSGGDGAEDIVLRDASRGIYKRVVVKDDRIVGAVLYGDTADGSWYFDLLKKQEDISDLRDLLIFGQAFAQGGGQADPKAAVAALSDDAEICGCNGVSKGEVVACIAKGAASLDAVRTGCKASASCGSCTGLVETLLAVTLGDAVQSGPKTMCKCTSFGHDDVRREIVVQGMRSIPEVMQKLHWSTPDGCSSCRPALNYYLLCALPGDYQDDQQSRFVNERMHANIQKDGTYSVVPRMWGGITSPRELRAIADVVEKYDAPMVKVTGGQRLDIFGIRKEDLPAVWADLNAAGMVSGHAYGKALRTVKTCVGSEWCRFGTQDSTGLGVKLERGFWGSWMPHKFKMAVSGCPRNCAEATIKDFGVVCVDSGYELHVGGNGGIHVRATDLLVKVATEDEAMHYAAAFVQLYREEARYLERTAPWIERVGLQYLKDRIVEDEVARDTLAARFWYSQTFSQDDPWAERVAGDAREQHAHMAAFTPIRTEELA; this comes from the coding sequence ATGACGCACCACATCAACCGACCGCATCTGGTGGTTATCGGCAACGGCATGGCCGGCTGCCGCGCCGTAGAGGAACTGCTCGCGCGCGATCCGAACCGCTACCGGGTGACGATCTTCGGCGCCGAGCCGCACGTAAACTACAACCGGATCATGCTCTCGCCCGTGCTCGCCGGTGAGAAGACCTTCGACGAGATCGTGATCAACCCGCGCGACTGGTATGACGGCAACGGCATCGAGCTGGTCCCCGGCGACAGCGTCACCGGGATCGACCGCGCGGCGCAGACCGTCACGGCCGCCAGCGGGCGCACCGTGCGCTATGACAAGCTGCTGATCGCCACCGGCTCGGATCCCTTCATCATCCCGGTGCCGGGCAAGGACCTGCCCGGCGTGATCAGCTTCCGCGACATGAAGGATGTCGATGCGATGCTGGAGGCGGCCGACAAGGGTGGCGATGCCGTGGTGATCGGCGGCGGCCTGCTCGGCCTCGAGGCGGCGCATGGCCTCACCCTGCGCGGCATGAAGGTCACCGTGCTGCATCTGATGCCAACGCTGATGGAGCGCCAGCTCGACGAGGCGGCGGGCTGGCTGCTCAAGTCCGAGCTCGAATCGCGCGGCCAGACGATCCTGACCGGCGCCGACACCGCCGAGATCCTGGGCACCGATCATGTCGAGGGCGTGAAGCTCAAGGACGGACGCGTGATCCCGGCGAGCCTGGTGGTGATGGCGGTGGGCATCCGCCCCTCGACCGCGCTCGCGCGCGAGGCCGGGCTGGCGGTCGGCCGCGGCATCCACGTCGACGATCATATGATCACCAGCGATCCCGATGTGCTCGCGGTCGGCGAATGCGTCGAGCATGACGGCAATGTCTACGGCCTGGTCGCACCGCTCTGGGAGATGTGCCGGGCGCTCGCCGACGGGCTGGTCGAGGCGCCCACCGGCTATCGCGGCTCGGTCACTTCGACCAAGCTCAAGGTCTCGGGCATCGACCTGTTCTCGGCGGGTGACTTCTCCGGTGGCGACGGCGCCGAGGACATCGTGCTGCGCGATGCCAGCCGCGGCATCTACAAGCGCGTGGTGGTGAAGGACGACCGCATCGTCGGTGCGGTCCTCTACGGCGATACCGCCGATGGCAGCTGGTATTTCGACCTCTTGAAGAAGCAGGAGGACATCTCCGATCTCCGCGACCTGCTGATCTTCGGCCAGGCCTTCGCCCAGGGAGGGGGGCAAGCGGACCCTAAGGCGGCCGTTGCGGCGCTCTCGGACGATGCCGAGATCTGCGGCTGCAACGGCGTGTCCAAGGGCGAGGTCGTCGCCTGCATCGCAAAGGGCGCGGCCAGCCTCGATGCCGTCCGCACCGGCTGCAAGGCCTCGGCGAGCTGCGGCTCGTGCACCGGGCTGGTCGAGACGCTGCTCGCGGTCACGCTCGGCGATGCGGTCCAGTCGGGTCCCAAGACGATGTGCAAGTGCACCAGCTTCGGCCATGACGATGTCCGCCGCGAGATCGTCGTGCAGGGCATGCGCTCGATCCCCGAGGTGATGCAGAAGCTGCACTGGTCCACGCCCGATGGCTGTTCGAGCTGCCGGCCGGCGCTAAACTATTACCTGCTCTGCGCGCTGCCCGGCGACTATCAGGATGACCAGCAGAGCCGCTTCGTCAACGAGCGCATGCACGCCAACATCCAGAAGGACGGCACCTATTCGGTCGTCCCGCGCATGTGGGGCGGCATCACCAGCCCCAGGGAGCTGCGCGCGATCGCCGATGTCGTCGAGAAGTACGACGCGCCGATGGTGAAGGTCACCGGCGGCCAGCGGCTCGACATTTTCGGGATCCGGAAGGAGGACCTGCCCGCCGTCTGGGCCGATCTCAATGCCGCGGGGATGGTCTCGGGCCACGCGTACGGAAAGGCGCTGCGTACGGTGAAGACGTGCGTGGGCTCCGAATGGTGCCGCTTCGGCACCCAGGACTCCACCGGTCTCGGCGTGAAGCTGGAACGCGGCTTCTGGGGCTCGTGGATGCCGCACAAGTTCAAGATGGCCGTCTCGGGCTGCCCGCGGAACTGCGCCGAGGCGACGATCAAGGACTTCGGCGTGGTCTGCGTGGATTCGGGCTACGAGCTCCATGTCGGCGGCAATGGCGGCATCCATGTCCGCGCGACCGACCTGCTCGTGAAGGTCGCGACCGAAGACGAAGCGATGCACTATGCCGCCGCCTTCGTGCAGCTCTACCGCGAGGAAGCCCGCTATCTCGAGCGCACCGCGCCGTGGATCGAGCGCGTGGGTTTGCAGTATCTGAAGGACCGCATCGTCGAGGACGAAGTCGCCCGAGACACTCTCGCGGCGCGCTTCTGGTATTCCCAGACCTTCAGCCAGGACGATCCCTGGGCCGAGCGCGTCGCCGGCGACGCCCGCGAGCAGCACGCGCACATGGCCGCCTTCACCCCCATCCGCACGGAGGAACTCGCATGA
- a CDS encoding LacI family DNA-binding transcriptional regulator → MSRKPRPRSATIKDVAARVGVSPMTVSRVINGQSGVGPEARAAVEEAIRALGYTPNVAARSLVTAAEPRIGVIYSNPSAAFMSDFLIGVFEEASARGVRLTLLKGEGGKPPAEAQIAKLAASGVAGFLVTPPLGESAAMLEVLGETGLPMAAVGAHGVAKAICVRIDDRRAAYEMTRHLIDLGHRRLGFIVGNPDQAASAERLAGFRAAADEMGDVEVVIAQGDFSFASGLKAAEALLDADPMPSAIFASNDDMAAAVVSVAHRRQLDVPNALTVAGFDDTPAAVMLWPPLTTVHQPVRALASEALRLLAAEIAAPEGATAVHVDRVLEHGIVKRQSSAVYRVRP, encoded by the coding sequence GTGTCACGAAAGCCGCGCCCACGCAGCGCCACAATCAAGGATGTCGCGGCAAGGGTCGGCGTGTCCCCGATGACCGTCTCGCGCGTGATCAACGGACAAAGTGGCGTCGGTCCCGAAGCCCGGGCCGCGGTGGAGGAGGCCATTCGCGCGCTTGGCTATACGCCCAACGTCGCGGCGCGCAGCCTGGTGACTGCGGCCGAGCCCAGGATCGGGGTGATCTATTCCAATCCCAGCGCGGCGTTCATGAGCGACTTCCTGATCGGGGTGTTCGAGGAGGCGTCCGCGCGGGGCGTTCGCTTGACCCTCTTGAAAGGCGAGGGTGGCAAGCCCCCCGCCGAGGCGCAGATCGCAAAGCTAGCGGCCTCGGGCGTGGCGGGGTTCCTCGTGACGCCGCCGCTGGGCGAGTCCGCCGCGATGCTCGAAGTGCTCGGCGAGACCGGACTGCCGATGGCGGCGGTCGGTGCGCATGGTGTGGCGAAGGCGATCTGCGTGCGGATCGACGATCGCCGTGCCGCCTATGAGATGACCCGGCACCTGATCGACCTCGGGCATCGACGCCTGGGCTTCATCGTCGGCAATCCGGACCAGGCGGCGAGCGCCGAGCGGCTCGCCGGCTTTCGCGCCGCTGCGGACGAGATGGGCGATGTCGAAGTCGTGATCGCGCAGGGGGATTTCAGCTTCGCCTCGGGGTTGAAGGCGGCCGAGGCGTTGCTCGACGCCGATCCGATGCCTTCGGCGATCTTTGCCAGCAACGACGATATGGCGGCGGCGGTCGTCTCGGTCGCGCACCGCCGCCAGCTCGACGTGCCGAATGCGCTGACCGTCGCCGGTTTCGACGATACGCCCGCGGCAGTGATGCTGTGGCCGCCGCTGACGACGGTGCACCAGCCGGTCCGCGCGCTGGCGTCGGAAGCGCTGCGCCTGCTGGCCGCAGAGATCGCTGCGCCTGAGGGGGCGACGGCCGTGCACGTCGATCGGGTGCTGGAGCATGGCATTGTCAAACGACAGTCCAGCGCGGTGTACCGCGTTCGTCCGTAA
- the cobA gene encoding uroporphyrinogen-III C-methyltransferase, protein MDEFLPGDVWLVGAGPGDPDLLTRKAERLLRTASIVFYDALVGPGVLALIPEQVRLVPVGKRSGRHSKDQSAINVLLVEAALNGERIVRLKGGDPSIFGRSTEEIGALSAAGIRTRICPGITAASAAAASAGISLSLRGLARRLQFVTAHLRNGEKLALDWATLADPTATTAFYMGRGAAGEISRQLIAAGLSGATPVLIACDISLPGERLLHTRLDLLPIAVGAVTEDKPTLLLVGEAVASNGARAAATLAEHLP, encoded by the coding sequence ATGGATGAGTTTCTTCCCGGCGACGTCTGGCTGGTCGGTGCCGGACCGGGTGATCCCGATCTGCTCACCCGCAAGGCCGAGCGACTGCTGCGGACTGCGAGCATCGTCTTCTACGATGCATTGGTCGGGCCGGGCGTGCTGGCGCTGATCCCCGAACAGGTGCGCCTCGTGCCCGTGGGCAAGCGATCGGGCCGGCATTCGAAGGACCAGAGCGCCATCAACGTGCTGCTCGTCGAGGCCGCGCTGAACGGCGAACGCATCGTACGGCTGAAGGGCGGCGATCCCTCGATCTTCGGCCGCTCGACCGAAGAGATCGGCGCGCTGTCTGCGGCCGGCATCCGCACGCGTATCTGTCCCGGCATCACTGCCGCCAGCGCGGCAGCGGCTTCGGCCGGCATCTCGCTTTCGCTGCGTGGCCTGGCGCGACGGCTCCAGTTCGTCACCGCCCATCTGCGCAACGGCGAGAAGCTGGCGCTAGACTGGGCCACGCTCGCCGATCCCACCGCAACCACTGCCTTCTATATGGGCCGTGGTGCCGCGGGGGAGATCAGCCGTCAGTTGATCGCGGCAGGGTTGAGCGGCGCGACGCCGGTGCTGATCGCCTGCGACATCAGCCTGCCCGGCGAACGGTTGCTCCATACCCGGCTCGACCTGCTGCCGATCGCGGTGGGTGCCGTCACCGAGGACAAGCCGACCCTCCTGCTGGTCGGCGAGGCAGTGGCGAGCAACGGCGCGCGGGCTGCCGCCACGCTGGCGGAGCATCTGCCATGA
- a CDS encoding ANTAR domain-containing response regulator, with translation MRIAIIDDSGLRATILEEGLREAGFEEIDVVPPHGAFVARLERMAPDVVLMNLGNANRDSLEEMLAVSRALARPIAMFVDQSDESMIGAAIDAGVSAYVVDGLRKDRVKPVLELAIRRFNAFSKLQGELDAARTELAERKTVDRAKAILMQSRGLSEPEAYALLRTTAMRQGRRIAEVADALITAADLLGDGR, from the coding sequence TTGCGCATTGCCATTATCGACGACAGCGGGTTGCGCGCCACGATCCTGGAGGAGGGATTGCGCGAGGCCGGCTTCGAGGAAATCGACGTCGTGCCGCCGCATGGCGCCTTTGTCGCACGGCTGGAACGAATGGCACCCGATGTGGTGCTGATGAACCTCGGTAACGCCAATCGCGATTCGCTCGAGGAAATGCTGGCGGTGAGCCGGGCACTGGCACGGCCGATCGCGATGTTCGTCGATCAGTCGGACGAGAGCATGATCGGCGCCGCGATCGATGCCGGCGTCTCCGCCTATGTCGTCGATGGGTTGCGCAAGGACCGGGTGAAGCCCGTCCTCGAACTGGCGATCCGGCGGTTCAACGCGTTCTCCAAGCTCCAGGGCGAACTGGACGCCGCGCGCACCGAGCTTGCCGAGCGAAAGACGGTGGACCGCGCCAAGGCGATCCTGATGCAGAGCCGCGGCCTCAGCGAGCCCGAGGCCTATGCACTGCTGCGCACCACCGCGATGCGGCAGGGCCGGCGCATCGCCGAAGTCGCCGACGCCCTGATTACTGCCGCTGACCTGCTGGGAGACGGGCGATGA
- a CDS encoding molybdopterin-dependent oxidoreductase, with protein sequence MNAPHFPSPNPLPGGERASVRTTCAYCGVGCGIVATRTGVRAVEIKGDAEHPANRGRLCSKGTHLGETVGLEGRLLHPMIGKRRASWDKALDLVAKRFKQAIAEHGPDSVAFYVSGQLLTEDYYVANKLMKGFIGSGNIDTNSRLCMSSAVAGQLRAFGEDVVPASYDDLDAADLIILVGSNTAWCHPIVYQRIRARCDAGAKLVVIDPRRTETCEGADLHLAIRPGSDVALMNGLLTHCREAGLIDLDYLARSVSMPENFWDQVGEGSDLWSVARTCEVPAADLRRFYELFAAHPRTITLFSQGINQSIRGTDQVNAILNLHLATGRIGKPGAAPFSITGQPNAMGGREVGGLASSLASHMDFAPESRARVQRFWASPTIAPKPGLKAVDLFRAMGEGRIKALWIMATNPAVSMPDAGAVREALARCPFVAISDVIAETDCTPFAHVRLPATGWGEKDGTVTNSERRVSRQRALFEAPGEARPDWWIVKEVGRRMGWPGAFAYARPADIFREHARLSTYQNDGARLFDLGDKVAIGNADYDAMPPFRWGGDAFADGRFPTPDGRARLVPVTQMPLPAPLANWPLTLNTGRYRDQWHTMTRTGLSPKLSRHREEPLVEVHPEDAVAYGLADGGLARVSTPQGESLFRVESSAGQRRGEIFTPIHWTDRQSTGGRTGLLPRPLVDPHSGQPGFKSTPAKIEAVAPAWRGFLITTEAIERPDCLWATRVTVPGGTLFELAGDGDAREIEAKLPRGQRIESFDRARGSHRIAVMREGRLAAALFRTERGMLPTRGWLVEQLGQAASTALLAGAPPGAREDRGPTICLCFDVGLKTIVAAIASQRLATVEAVGAALSAGTNCGSCRPSIRRILEENRSAANG encoded by the coding sequence GTGAATGCGCCGCACTTCCCCTCTCCCAACCCTCTCCCCGGAGGGGAGAGGGCTTCCGTCCGCACCACCTGCGCCTATTGCGGCGTTGGCTGCGGGATCGTCGCGACGCGCACCGGCGTGCGCGCGGTCGAGATCAAGGGCGACGCCGAGCATCCTGCCAATCGCGGCCGGCTCTGCTCCAAGGGCACGCATCTCGGCGAGACGGTGGGCCTGGAAGGCCGCCTGCTCCATCCGATGATCGGCAAGCGCCGGGCGAGCTGGGACAAGGCGCTCGACTTGGTCGCGAAGCGCTTCAAGCAGGCGATCGCCGAGCACGGGCCGGACAGCGTCGCCTTCTACGTCTCGGGCCAGCTGCTCACCGAGGACTATTACGTCGCCAACAAGTTGATGAAGGGCTTCATCGGCTCGGGGAATATCGACACCAATTCGCGGCTCTGCATGTCGAGCGCCGTCGCCGGCCAGCTCCGCGCATTCGGCGAGGATGTCGTGCCGGCGAGCTATGACGATCTCGACGCCGCGGACCTGATCATCCTGGTCGGGTCGAACACCGCCTGGTGTCACCCGATCGTCTATCAGCGCATCCGCGCACGCTGCGATGCCGGGGCGAAGCTGGTGGTGATCGATCCGCGCCGCACCGAGACGTGCGAAGGCGCCGATCTGCATCTCGCGATCCGGCCGGGCAGCGACGTCGCGCTGATGAACGGGCTGCTGACCCATTGCCGCGAAGCCGGGCTGATCGACCTGGACTATCTCGCCCGCAGCGTCAGCATGCCCGAGAATTTCTGGGACCAGGTTGGAGAGGGGAGCGACCTGTGGTCGGTGGCACGGACATGCGAAGTGCCGGCCGCCGACCTCAGGCGCTTCTACGAGCTGTTCGCCGCACATCCGCGCACGATCACGCTGTTCAGCCAGGGCATCAACCAATCGATCCGCGGCACCGACCAGGTCAATGCGATCCTCAACCTCCACCTCGCCACCGGCCGGATCGGCAAGCCGGGCGCGGCGCCCTTCTCGATCACCGGCCAGCCCAATGCGATGGGCGGGCGCGAAGTCGGTGGTCTTGCTTCCAGCCTTGCCTCGCACATGGACTTCGCGCCGGAGAGCCGCGCGCGCGTCCAGCGATTCTGGGCCTCGCCCACGATCGCGCCCAAGCCCGGCCTCAAGGCAGTCGACCTGTTCCGCGCGATGGGCGAGGGGCGGATCAAGGCGCTATGGATCATGGCGACCAACCCCGCCGTCTCAATGCCCGATGCCGGTGCGGTGCGCGAGGCGCTGGCGCGCTGCCCGTTCGTCGCGATCTCCGACGTGATCGCCGAGACCGATTGCACGCCCTTCGCGCATGTCCGCCTGCCCGCCACCGGCTGGGGCGAGAAGGACGGCACGGTCACCAATTCGGAGCGCCGCGTCAGCCGCCAGCGCGCCCTGTTCGAAGCGCCCGGCGAGGCACGGCCGGACTGGTGGATCGTCAAGGAAGTCGGCCGCCGCATGGGCTGGCCCGGCGCCTTCGCTTATGCCCGCCCCGCCGACATTTTCCGCGAGCATGCCCGCCTCTCCACCTATCAGAACGATGGCGCGCGCCTGTTCGACCTGGGCGACAAGGTCGCGATCGGCAATGCCGATTATGACGCGATGCCCCCCTTCCGCTGGGGCGGCGACGCCTTTGCCGATGGCCGCTTCCCCACCCCCGATGGCCGCGCGCGGCTGGTGCCGGTAACGCAGATGCCGCTGCCCGCGCCGCTCGCCAACTGGCCCCTGACGCTCAACACCGGGCGCTACCGCGACCAGTGGCACACGATGACGCGCACCGGCCTCAGCCCCAAGCTCTCGCGCCACCGCGAGGAGCCCCTGGTCGAGGTCCATCCCGAAGACGCGGTCGCCTATGGCCTGGCCGATGGCGGCCTCGCCCGCGTCTCGACGCCGCAGGGGGAGAGCCTGTTCCGCGTCGAGTCCAGCGCCGGCCAGCGCCGCGGCGAGATCTTCACGCCGATCCACTGGACCGACCGCCAGTCGACCGGCGGCCGCACCGGGCTGCTCCCCCGCCCGCTCGTCGATCCCCATTCGGGCCAGCCAGGGTTCAAGTCGACCCCCGCGAAGATCGAAGCAGTCGCACCCGCCTGGCGGGGCTTCCTGATCACAACCGAAGCGATAGAGCGCCCCGATTGCCTGTGGGCCACCCGCGTCACCGTGCCCGGCGGCACGCTATTCGAACTGGCGGGTGACGGCGATGCGCGGGAGATCGAAGCGAAGCTCCCGCGCGGCCAACGGATCGAAAGCTTCGACCGCGCACGCGGCTCGCACCGGATCGCCGTGATGCGCGAAGGCCGGCTAGCCGCCGCTTTGTTCCGCACCGAACGCGGCATGCTCCCCACCCGCGGCTGGCTGGTCGAGCAACTCGGCCAGGCCGCCAGCACCGCGCTGCTCGCTGGCGCGCCGCCGGGGGCACGCGAAGATCGCGGACCGACTATCTGCCTGTGCTTCGATGTCGGTCTCAAGACCATCGTTGCAGCAATCGCCAGCCAGCGGCTCGCCACCGTCGAAGCTGTGGGCGCCGCGCTTTCGGCAGGCACCAATTGCGGCTCGTGCCGACCGTCGATCCGCCGGATCCTCGAAGAAAACAGGAGTGCCGCCAATGGATGA
- a CDS encoding CmpA/NrtA family ABC transporter substrate-binding protein, whose protein sequence is MTPLSIAFLPLTDAAPLIAARERGFAEAEGIALSLIRDTSWATVRDRLVYGQVQAAHMLAPLAVAVTLGLSQAPCAIAAPFKLNDNGNALTLSRELAAALDPDLRRRIADPEATAHDFAAAIGLHRRKPVLGIVHRYSSHALMLRYWLGYAGVNPDRDVSLRVLPPSLMTQALRLGEIDGFIAGEPWSSVAVAEGIGEIAAVGVNIWRRGVEKVLATRTDWAESNPDTLDQLLRALDRAAAWCDDPANHADLAALLARPDYVGQPADLLRQALAGRISLVQEGEPVAVPEFLVFHGGAANFPWRSQALWIYSQFLRWDMVEPSPEAQAASAGVFRSDLYRRALAGSGVALPGASSKVEGALAIPLAAASHQGSLTLSPDQFFDGKPFDPQDIPGYLRTLKQN, encoded by the coding sequence ATGACGCCGCTTTCGATCGCCTTTCTACCGCTTACCGACGCGGCGCCGCTTATTGCCGCGCGCGAGCGGGGCTTCGCCGAGGCCGAAGGGATCGCGCTGTCGCTGATCCGCGACACCAGCTGGGCGACGGTGCGCGACCGGCTGGTCTATGGCCAGGTTCAGGCGGCGCACATGCTCGCGCCGCTCGCCGTCGCGGTCACGCTGGGGCTGAGCCAGGCGCCCTGTGCGATTGCCGCGCCGTTCAAGCTCAACGACAATGGCAACGCGCTGACGCTATCGCGCGAGCTTGCCGCAGCGCTCGACCCCGATCTGCGCCGGCGCATCGCCGATCCGGAAGCGACCGCGCATGATTTCGCCGCCGCGATCGGGCTGCATCGCCGCAAGCCGGTGCTCGGCATCGTCCATCGCTATTCGAGCCACGCGCTGATGCTGCGTTACTGGCTGGGCTATGCCGGGGTGAACCCGGACCGCGACGTGAGCCTGCGCGTGCTGCCGCCCTCGCTGATGACCCAGGCGCTGCGGCTGGGCGAGATCGACGGCTTCATCGCCGGCGAGCCGTGGAGCAGCGTCGCGGTAGCGGAAGGGATCGGCGAGATCGCCGCGGTGGGCGTGAATATCTGGCGGCGCGGCGTGGAAAAGGTCCTCGCCACCCGGACCGATTGGGCGGAGAGCAATCCGGATACGCTCGATCAACTGCTGCGCGCGCTCGACCGTGCTGCCGCGTGGTGCGATGATCCCGCCAACCACGCGGACCTCGCCGCGCTGCTCGCCCGCCCCGATTATGTCGGCCAACCCGCCGACCTGCTCCGTCAGGCGCTCGCCGGGCGCATATCGCTGGTACAAGAGGGTGAGCCCGTCGCAGTGCCCGAGTTCCTGGTCTTTCACGGCGGCGCGGCGAACTTCCCATGGCGCAGTCAGGCACTGTGGATCTACTCGCAGTTCCTCCGCTGGGACATGGTCGAGCCAAGCCCCGAAGCGCAGGCAGCCTCGGCGGGCGTGTTCCGGTCCGACCTGTATCGCCGCGCGCTGGCCGGGAGCGGAGTCGCACTGCCTGGGGCGAGTTCGAAAGTCGAAGGCGCGCTCGCCATTCCGCTCGCAGCCGCATCACATCAGGGGAGCCTGACGCTCTCGCCCGATCAGTTCTTTGACGGCAAGCCTTTCGATCCGCAGGATATTCCGGGGTATTTGCGTACCCTGAAGCAAAATTGA
- the nirD gene encoding nitrite reductase small subunit NirD has product MIGEWLDIGWLQEIPVRGSRTVPVEGGEEIAVFRTGDDKVFALVNRCPHKGGPLSAGLVHGHSVACPLHNWNIALATGQAKGEDKGCTPVIPAKISGGRVLICRASTLKAAA; this is encoded by the coding sequence ATGATCGGCGAGTGGCTCGACATCGGCTGGCTGCAGGAGATCCCGGTGCGCGGCAGCCGCACCGTCCCGGTCGAGGGCGGCGAGGAGATCGCCGTGTTCCGCACAGGCGACGACAAGGTGTTCGCGCTGGTCAATCGCTGCCCGCACAAGGGCGGCCCGCTCAGCGCGGGGCTGGTCCATGGCCACAGCGTCGCCTGCCCGCTGCACAATTGGAACATCGCGCTGGCGACCGGCCAGGCGAAGGGCGAGGACAAGGGCTGCACCCCGGTGATCCCGGCCAAGATCAGCGGCGGCCGCGTGCTGATCTGCCGAGCGAGCACGCTGAAGGCGGCGGCGTGA
- a CDS encoding DUF6771 family protein, producing the protein MRNAGPQAYAREATGDTAYVNAAREHGCHRSRAPHARRLPGQGRDGPRFQRELGDPRNPHVDVLIMFQIRYTGWMERVATSSALTAAILAAPGWAKIGLASRNGRMRERAAQELAETVLDRLQSDFAQEAHPDQIPLAL; encoded by the coding sequence ATGCGCAACGCCGGTCCCCAAGCCTATGCGCGCGAGGCTACCGGCGACACCGCGTACGTCAACGCCGCGCGGGAACATGGCTGCCATCGAAGCCGCGCACCTCACGCGCGACGATTGCCTGGGCAAGGCCGGGACGGTCCGCGCTTTCAGCGAGAGTTGGGCGATCCACGCAATCCCCACGTCGATGTTCTCATCATGTTCCAAATTCGCTATACCGGGTGGATGGAACGAGTCGCAACGTCATCGGCGCTAACCGCCGCTATCCTCGCCGCCCCTGGCTGGGCAAAGATCGGCCTGGCGTCCCGCAATGGGCGCATGCGCGAGCGCGCAGCGCAGGAATTGGCCGAGACGGTTCTAGATCGTCTGCAAAGCGATTTCGCGCAGGAAGCGCACCCGGATCAAATTCCGTTGGCGCTGTGA
- a CDS encoding nitrate/nitrite transporter: MGGGAEVEPFPTPPPKSAFWSSGHTPTLIAAFLYFDLAFMVWVLLGPLAPEIARDIGLSPAQKGLMVATPTLAGAVLRLLVGLLADRIGPKRTGVIGQVIVIAGLFVAWRMGVHSFAGTLALGGVLGFAGASFAVALPLASRWYPPEHQGKAMGIAGMGNSGTVLAALFAPMLAKTFGWNAVLGLACIPLAIVLVVYIVLAKDAPNQPAPKPLAAYLEPLKTADAWWLMLFYGVTFGGFSGLASSLTIYFTDQFALSTITAGYCTAACVFAGSLVRPLGGALADRVGGVAALTAVYVVAALALLGVSTSPASLGIALTLFVIAMLALGTGNGAVFQLVPQRFGKEIGILTGLVGMAGGVGGFYLASSLGLARQVTGSFGPGFLIFALLALVALTALSLVKASWRTRWGAAAQGVRI, encoded by the coding sequence ATGGGCGGGGGCGCCGAGGTCGAACCCTTCCCGACCCCACCCCCCAAATCGGCCTTCTGGAGCAGCGGCCACACGCCGACTCTGATCGCCGCCTTTCTCTATTTCGACCTGGCCTTCATGGTCTGGGTGCTGCTCGGGCCGCTCGCCCCGGAGATTGCCCGGGATATCGGGCTGAGCCCGGCGCAGAAGGGCCTGATGGTGGCGACGCCCACCCTCGCCGGCGCAGTGCTGCGGCTGCTCGTCGGTCTGCTTGCCGACCGGATCGGCCCGAAGCGCACCGGCGTGATCGGCCAGGTCATCGTGATCGCTGGCCTGTTCGTTGCCTGGCGGATGGGCGTGCACAGCTTCGCCGGCACGCTAGCCCTGGGCGGGGTGCTCGGGTTTGCCGGCGCCAGTTTCGCAGTCGCGCTGCCGCTTGCCAGCCGCTGGTATCCGCCCGAGCATCAGGGCAAGGCGATGGGCATCGCCGGCATGGGCAATTCCGGCACCGTGCTCGCCGCGCTCTTCGCGCCGATGCTGGCCAAGACATTCGGCTGGAACGCCGTGCTCGGCCTCGCCTGCATCCCGCTGGCGATCGTGCTGGTCGTCTACATAGTGCTGGCCAAGGACGCGCCGAACCAGCCCGCACCCAAGCCGCTTGCCGCCTATCTCGAGCCGCTCAAGACTGCGGACGCCTGGTGGCTCATGCTTTTCTACGGCGTCACCTTCGGCGGCTTCTCGGGCCTCGCCTCGTCGCTGACCATCTATTTCACCGACCAGTTCGCGCTGAGCACGATCACCGCCGGCTATTGCACCGCGGCCTGCGTGTTCGCCGGATCGCTGGTCCGCCCGCTCGGCGGCGCGCTGGCCGACCGGGTAGGCGGCGTCGCGGCGCTCACCGCGGTGTACGTGGTCGCGGCGCTCGCCCTGCTCGGCGTCAGCACCTCGCCCGCCAGCTTGGGCATCGCGCTCACCCTGTTCGTCATCGCGATGCTCGCGCTCGGCACCGGCAATGGCGCGGTGTTCCAGCTGGTGCCGCAGCGCTTCGGCAAGGAGATCGGCATCCTGACCGGCCTGGTCGGCATGGCGGGCGGCGTAGGCGGCTTCTACCTCGCCTCCTCGCTCGGCCTGGCACGGCAGGTGACCGGCAGCTTCGGCCCTGGCTTCCTGATCTTCGCGCTGCTCGCCCTGGTGGCGCTCACCGCGCTCAGCTTGGTCAAGGCCAGCTGGCGCACGCGCTGGGGCGCCGCCGCCCAGGGCGTGCGGATCTGA